Proteins from a single region of Hordeum vulgare subsp. vulgare chromosome 6H, MorexV3_pseudomolecules_assembly, whole genome shotgun sequence:
- the LOC123403079 gene encoding mitotic spindle checkpoint protein BUBR1, producing MAAAGDLAALDAETLALLGGGLDMAPVAVCGEWETFKENVRPLKRGRNVGLLNQALKAHADPAQRAALLAERRRMIEAIDEYQGEDPLQPWVDCIKWVQESFPAGGEFSGLVVIYEQCVRAFWHDERYKDDLRYLKVWLEYAGNCSDAEVIFRFLESNQIGEGHAVFYIRYALLMESKNKLKKADEIFVLGIARKAKPVEKLETTYRAFLRRSTKKKGHEDDTASDNQPIRKFGSDLNRGDTRGQHAENSHLLAKPRVTLQRFDFNTQISIYKENPLPSQGLERARSKDKTWNTLGTQADRNKENNMMPARWTSHKIPPKVAARPAVPPARVSSIEVFIDDECAEEPAPPQVPKSPKPSVLKLRQATSKNLKKETELLKENPLRNFPLSSLR from the exons ATGGCGGCGGCGGGAGACCTAGCGGCGCTCGACGCGGAGACTCTGGCGCTGCTGGGGGGAGGGCTCGATATGGCGCCGGTGGCCGTGTGCGGCGAGTGGGAGACCTTCAAGGAGAACGTGCGGCCGCTGAAACGCGGGCGGAACGTCGGCCTCCTCAACCAGGCCCTCAAGGCGCACGCCGACCCCGCCCAGcgtgccgccctcctcgccgaacGCAG GAGGATGATCGAAGCAATCGATGAGTACCAAGGGGAAGATCCGCTCCAGCCGTGGGTAGA CTGCATCAAATGGGTTCAGGAGTCGTTCCCGGCCGGCGGGGAGTTCTCAGGGCTGGTCGTCATCTACGAGCAGTGTGTGCGTGCCTTCTGGCATGACGAGCGGTACAAGGACGACCTCCGGTACCTCAAAGTGTGGTTAGAATAC GCTGGGAACTGTTCGGACGCTGAGGTGATATTCAGGTTCCTAGAGTCCAACCAGATTGGTGAGGGCCATGCTGTTTTCTACATTCGCTATGCGTTGCTAATGGAGTCGAAGAACAAGCTTAAGAAAGCTGACGAGATCTTTGTTCTTGGAATAGCTAG GAAAGCAAAGCCTGTGGAGAAGTTGGAAACTACATACAGGGCATTTCTTCGGAGATCAACCAAAAAGAAGGGACACGAG GATGATACGGCAAGTGACAATCAGCCAATACGCAAATTCGGTAGTGACTTGAACCGTGGTGACACCA GAGGTCAGCATGCAGAGAATTCACACCTGTTGGCAAAGCCTAGGGTAACGCTGCAAAG ATTCGATTTTAATACGCAAATTTCAATTTACAAAGAGAACCCATTACCAAGTCAGGGTCTTGAGAGAGCTAGGAGCAAAGACAAGACCTGGAACACCCTTGGAACACAAGCAGATAGAAACAAAGAAAATAACATGATGCCTGCCAGATGGACTTCCCACAAG ATTCCACCGAAGGTAGCAGCACGGCCAGCAGTTCCGCCAGCTCGTGTCAGCTCCATTGAGGTCTTCATAGATGACGAATGTGCCGA GGAACCAGCCCCGCCTCAAGTGCCCAAGAGTCCAAAACCATCTGTTCTGAAGCTTAGGCAAGCAACAAGCAAAAACCTTAAGAA GGAAACAGAATTGCTTAAGGAGAACCCACTGCGCAACTTCCCGCTGAGCAGCCTTAGATAA